A window from Thermococcus sp. M36 encodes these proteins:
- a CDS encoding phosphosulfolactate synthase: MNFNLTQIPQRTAKPRTSGLTMVMDKGLSIQEVHNFLDVSGPHVDIVKLGFGTSFVTPNLREKIEVYRSYGMP, translated from the coding sequence ATGAATTTTAATTTAACACAAATACCCCAACGCACTGCTAAACCCCGAACATCTGGCTTAACAATGGTTATGGATAAAGGGTTGAGTATTCAGGAAGTACATAATTTTTTAGACGTCAGCGGTCCTCATGTAGATATAGTAAAATTAGGTTTCGGAACTTCTTTTGTTACACCGAATTTGAGAGAGAAGATTGAAGTGTATCGTTCTTACGGTATGCCTAT